One genomic window of Clostridium taeniosporum includes the following:
- a CDS encoding sensor histidine kinase: MLKEEIKGINKKLILIILINLISFYLIFKLNIVIANNINLNELTLVKDIKGINYIIGFISIFCCFLYYYLYEDDYFYMLSLNYISIYSEFIFVEFFIKHADIIGLMHSNSVFIGLTSIFRSILLYLTIFNKNKITKLLCENRFVGIVFVLIINAICIITDLNITENYHYISNINILFLIKQVINLVTYSLILEVYVKYFKERKFNYFITFVSLSVMFLSRVLLVENLYTDINRMYALNRCLLALGFFIIIISLFLEIITKSKENRKLSYEVVSQKNEMDKLKEEEEMRTQFFANISHELRTPLNIIISSFQLLKMYDYNEEEFLKYYSKYKNTISQNCSRMLRLINNIIDVTKFDAGCFKMNFVNCEIISLVENVTLSIAEYEKAKKRNVIFDTDCEFLQMKCDPENLERAILNLLSNAIKFTSDNGNIYVKIESKNNNYLSIIIKDDGIGIPKKFRKSIFERFVQVDKSFRRNAEGSGIGLSLVKYIVDSHDGEIYLKDNNEKGCEFVINLPKIKLNKKMDNFEYNLHKKDEIDSKILIEFSDIK; the protein is encoded by the coding sequence TTGCTGAAAGAAGAAATAAAAGGAATTAATAAAAAACTAATATTAATTATATTAATAAATTTAATTAGTTTTTATTTAATTTTTAAATTAAATATTGTTATTGCTAATAATATTAATTTAAATGAGTTAACACTTGTTAAAGATATAAAAGGAATAAATTATATAATAGGTTTTATATCGATCTTTTGTTGTTTTTTATATTATTATTTGTATGAAGATGATTATTTTTATATGCTTTCATTAAATTATATATCCATATATTCAGAATTTATATTTGTTGAATTTTTTATTAAACATGCAGATATAATAGGACTTATGCATTCAAATTCCGTTTTTATAGGTTTAACATCTATTTTTAGAAGTATATTATTATATTTAACTATATTTAATAAAAATAAAATTACTAAATTACTATGCGAAAATAGATTTGTTGGAATAGTTTTTGTATTAATTATTAATGCTATATGTATAATTACAGATTTAAATATAACAGAAAATTATCATTATATAAGTAATATAAATATTCTTTTTTTAATCAAACAAGTAATAAATTTAGTAACTTATTCACTAATTTTGGAGGTTTATGTTAAGTATTTTAAAGAAAGAAAATTTAATTATTTTATAACATTTGTTAGTTTAAGTGTTATGTTTTTAAGCAGAGTACTTTTGGTAGAAAATTTATATACAGATATAAATAGAATGTATGCTCTAAACAGATGTTTATTAGCTTTGGGGTTTTTTATAATAATAATAAGTTTATTTTTAGAAATAATAACTAAGTCTAAGGAAAATAGAAAATTAAGTTATGAGGTTGTTAGCCAAAAAAATGAAATGGATAAATTAAAAGAAGAAGAAGAAATGCGAACACAGTTCTTTGCAAATATTTCTCATGAGCTTAGAACTCCTCTTAATATAATTATATCATCTTTTCAGTTATTAAAAATGTATGATTATAATGAAGAGGAATTTCTAAAATATTATAGCAAATATAAGAATACAATTTCGCAAAACTGTTCTAGAATGCTAAGATTAATAAATAATATTATAGATGTTACTAAGTTTGATGCAGGTTGTTTTAAAATGAACTTTGTTAATTGTGAAATTATAAGTTTGGTGGAAAATGTTACTTTGTCAATAGCAGAATATGAAAAAGCAAAAAAAAGAAATGTAATTTTTGATACAGATTGCGAATTTCTTCAAATGAAATGTGATCCTGAGAATTTAGAGAGGGCTATTCTAAATTTGCTTTCTAATGCCATTAAATTTACTAGTGATAACGGAAATATATATGTAAAAATTGAAAGTAAAAATAATAATTATTTAAGTATAATTATAAAAGATGATGGTATAGGTATTCCTAAAAAATTTAGAAAAAGTATTTTCGAAAGATTTGTTCAAGTAGATAAATCTTTTAGAAGAAATGCTGAAGGTAGTGGAATAGGATTATCTTTAGTAAAATACATAGTAGATTCTCATGATGGAGAGATTTATCTAAAGGATAATAATGAAAAAGGTTGTGAATTTGTAATAAATTTACCTAAAATAAAGTTAAATAAAAAAATGGATA
- the hcp gene encoding hydroxylamine reductase, with product MEENPMFCYQCEQTAGGKGCTKMGVCGKTPEVANLQDLLIYQCKGISIYAMELIENGENIDKSIVSFVENSLFTTLTNVNFDAEVHVEMLKESQKIKEELRDKVGNNKEYSEEATYNLSDTKEEMLKDSKRAGIMFNQTIDADIRSLRQTIIYGLKGISAYGHQARFLGYCDDQVDNFYFRGLECTTNDNLSVEELIRMTMRTGDMSVAVMKKLDEANTETYKNPTPHKVNVHIKKGPFIIVSGHDLRDLEMLLKQTEGKGINIYTHGEMIPSHGYPELKKYKHLVGNYGGAWQDQQKEFDGIPGCILMTTNCLMRPRETYKDRIFTTSVVGWDGVEYIKADKNGYKDFTPIIEKALELGGFKESEKPREILVGFGHHATLSNAETIVNAVKEGKIRHFFLVGGCDGAKPGRNYYTEFAEKVPKDCIILTLACGKYRFNKLEFGEVAGIPRLLDVGQCNDAYSAVRIATALADAFDTDVNGLPLSIILSWYEQKAVADLLALLSLGIKGMFIGPTLPAFISPNVLQYLVDTFNLQLISEPDDDLKTCLQQGISL from the coding sequence ATGGAAGAAAATCCAATGTTTTGTTATCAGTGTGAGCAAACAGCAGGGGGGAAAGGCTGTACTAAGATGGGAGTATGCGGTAAAACGCCTGAAGTAGCAAATCTTCAAGATTTACTTATATATCAGTGCAAAGGTATAAGCATTTATGCAATGGAACTTATAGAAAATGGAGAAAACATAGATAAGAGTATTGTTAGTTTTGTAGAAAATTCATTATTTACAACACTTACTAATGTTAACTTTGATGCAGAAGTTCATGTAGAAATGCTTAAAGAATCTCAAAAAATTAAAGAAGAATTGAGAGATAAAGTAGGAAATAATAAGGAATATTCAGAAGAAGCAACTTATAACTTAAGTGATACTAAGGAAGAAATGCTGAAGGATTCTAAAAGAGCAGGAATAATGTTTAATCAAACTATAGATGCAGATATAAGATCACTTAGGCAAACAATTATTTATGGTTTAAAAGGTATAAGTGCTTATGGACATCAAGCTAGATTTTTAGGATATTGTGATGACCAGGTAGATAACTTTTACTTTAGAGGGTTAGAATGTACAACAAATGATAATTTAAGCGTTGAAGAACTGATTAGAATGACTATGAGAACTGGAGATATGAGTGTAGCAGTAATGAAGAAATTAGATGAGGCTAATACTGAAACTTATAAGAATCCAACGCCACATAAGGTAAACGTACATATTAAAAAAGGTCCTTTTATAATTGTATCTGGCCATGATTTAAGAGATTTAGAGATGTTACTTAAGCAAACAGAAGGAAAAGGAATTAATATATATACTCATGGAGAAATGATACCTAGTCATGGATATCCAGAATTAAAAAAATATAAGCATCTTGTAGGTAATTATGGAGGGGCTTGGCAAGATCAACAAAAAGAATTTGATGGAATTCCTGGATGTATTCTTATGACCACAAATTGTCTTATGAGACCTAGAGAAACATACAAAGATAGAATATTTACAACAAGTGTAGTTGGTTGGGATGGAGTTGAATATATAAAAGCAGATAAGAATGGGTATAAAGATTTTACTCCTATAATTGAAAAAGCATTAGAACTTGGTGGATTTAAGGAATCAGAAAAGCCACGTGAAATATTAGTAGGTTTTGGACATCATGCCACTTTAAGTAATGCAGAAACAATAGTAAATGCAGTTAAGGAAGGAAAGATTAGACACTTCTTTTTAGTAGGTGGATGTGATGGTGCTAAACCGGGGCGAAATTATTATACAGAATTTGCGGAGAAAGTTCCAAAAGATTGTATAATACTTACTCTTGCATGTGGTAAATATAGATTTAATAAACTAGAATTTGGAGAGGTTGCTGGAATACCAAGACTATTAGATGTTGGTCAATGTAATGATGCATATTCTGCAGTTAGAATTGCAACAGCACTTGCTGATGCTTTTGATACAGATGTTAATGGATTACCATTATCAATAATTTTGTCTTGGTATGAACAAAAAGCTGTTGCTGATCTTTTGGCATTGCTTTCATTAGGAATAAAAGGGATGTTTATAGGTCCAACTTTACCAGCCTTTATTAGTCCTAATGTACTTCAATATTTAGTTGATACATTTAATTTACAATTAATAAGTGAGCCAGACGATGATTTAAAGACTTGTTTACAACAAGGAATATCATTGTAA
- the tnpA gene encoding IS66 family insertion sequence element accessory protein TnpA has translation MVKKGTDVKWRELVEKFSSYEGTLDSFCKENSISRSQFYYYRKKFEKENNTTFQAIALENNNTNILTVTNNIKSATEIKIEIGKAKIFIPANEIALLSNILREFSKTCLI, from the coding sequence ATGGTTAAAAAAGGAACAGATGTGAAATGGAGAGAACTTGTAGAGAAGTTTTCTTCTTACGAAGGGACGTTAGATAGTTTCTGTAAAGAAAATAGTATTAGTAGAAGTCAGTTTTACTATTACAGAAAGAAATTTGAGAAAGAGAATAATACGACATTTCAAGCTATAGCTTTAGAAAACAATAATACAAATATATTAACAGTAACTAATAATATTAAATCAGCTACTGAGATTAAGATAGAAATTGGCAAAGCTAAAATATTTATACCGGCTAATGAAATAGCTTTGTTATCAAATATACTTAGGGAATTTAGTAAAACATGCTTAATATAG
- the tnpB gene encoding IS66 family insertion sequence element accessory protein TnpB (TnpB, as the term is used for proteins encoded by IS66 family insertion elements, is considered an accessory protein, since TnpC, encoded by a neighboring gene, is a DDE family transposase.), producing the protein MLNIDKVDTVYLACGITDLRKSIDGLVMIVQTQLKLDPFEKALFVFCNRSMNRLKILHFDEGFWLYYHRLENNRLKWPMTKEEAMKVNKEELSWLLKGYEVRTTSKFKPIKEKNCY; encoded by the coding sequence ATGCTTAATATAGATAAAGTAGATACTGTATATTTAGCTTGTGGTATAACAGATTTACGAAAAAGTATAGATGGTTTAGTTATGATCGTTCAAACACAGTTAAAGTTAGATCCCTTTGAAAAAGCTCTATTTGTCTTCTGTAACAGGTCGATGAATAGATTAAAAATATTACATTTTGATGAAGGTTTTTGGCTATATTATCATAGACTTGAAAATAATAGGTTGAAATGGCCTATGACTAAAGAAGAAGCAATGAAAGTAAATAAAGAAGAATTAAGTTGGCTACTTAAAGGATATGAAGTTAGAACTACATCAAAATTTAAGCCTATAAAAGAAAAAAATTGTTACTAA
- the tnpC gene encoding IS66 family transposase has translation MDGLNLNNQLDEKTQLLISKMEREIELKDSEIQNLKTELAFLKGQILNKNRKIFGKSSEQVDSNQMSLFDDAENNCDFKMAEPTMEEIAYTRTKSSKHIGKKDNLANLERIIVEHKLEENEAICSKCNNSLVVIGRKSKEVLKYIPAKLYIEEHITYSYACKSCEAEAGVANIISTKLPNTIFYKSMASNELVAHVINMKYQHAMPLYRLETYFKMLGANLSRQTLSNWIMNSATELQVVYDIMKEQLLKKNYIQADETTVQVINDSGKDSKSKKYMWLYKSGALKDPIILYDYQNTRSSSCPKEFLKGFSGYLQTDGYTGYNRVENVKRLYCLAHIRRKYHEIIVNLDEEALKKSRAIIGFNYCEKLYKIEKDLRETYSKDEDYYKKRYKIRLKKSAPILNEFQEYVEREIKNALPKSPLGKALDYTRKLLSDMKTLLEDGSLEIDNNGAERAIKPFVIGRKNWLFSNTAKGAKSSALIYSIIETAKANGLIVEKYLVYLFDMLANTESKEKETLNNYMPWSKALPDVLRIKVGK, from the coding sequence ATGGATGGCTTAAATTTAAACAATCAACTTGATGAAAAAACACAGTTATTGATTTCGAAAATGGAAAGAGAAATTGAGTTAAAAGATTCAGAAATTCAAAATCTTAAAACTGAATTAGCATTTTTGAAAGGTCAAATTCTTAATAAAAATAGAAAGATATTTGGAAAATCTAGTGAACAGGTAGATTCTAATCAAATGTCTCTTTTTGACGATGCTGAAAATAACTGTGACTTTAAAATGGCTGAGCCAACAATGGAGGAAATTGCTTATACAAGAACTAAGTCATCTAAACACATTGGCAAGAAAGATAATTTAGCAAATTTAGAAAGAATCATTGTTGAACATAAGCTTGAAGAAAATGAAGCAATATGCAGCAAATGTAATAATTCTTTAGTTGTTATTGGACGTAAATCAAAGGAAGTATTAAAATACATACCAGCAAAACTTTATATAGAAGAACATATTACATATAGTTATGCTTGCAAATCTTGCGAAGCGGAAGCAGGTGTTGCAAACATAATTTCAACAAAATTACCTAATACTATATTTTATAAAAGTATGGCATCAAATGAATTAGTAGCTCATGTCATAAATATGAAGTATCAGCATGCAATGCCTTTATATAGATTAGAAACCTACTTTAAGATGCTAGGTGCAAATCTTTCAAGACAAACATTATCTAATTGGATAATGAATAGTGCTACTGAACTTCAAGTTGTATATGATATTATGAAAGAACAACTTTTAAAGAAAAATTATATACAAGCTGATGAGACTACCGTTCAGGTTATTAATGATAGCGGTAAGGATTCAAAGTCCAAGAAATATATGTGGTTATATAAATCTGGAGCTTTAAAAGATCCAATTATTTTATATGACTATCAGAATACAAGATCTAGCTCTTGTCCTAAAGAATTTTTGAAAGGATTTTCAGGATATCTTCAAACAGATGGGTATACCGGATATAATAGAGTCGAAAATGTGAAACGATTATATTGCCTAGCTCATATCCGAAGAAAATATCATGAAATAATAGTAAACTTAGATGAAGAAGCCCTAAAAAAATCACGTGCTATAATAGGGTTTAATTATTGTGAAAAACTTTATAAAATAGAAAAAGACTTAAGGGAAACTTATAGCAAGGACGAAGATTACTATAAAAAACGATATAAAATAAGGCTTAAAAAGTCAGCGCCAATTCTTAATGAATTTCAAGAATATGTGGAGAGAGAAATAAAAAATGCTCTTCCAAAAAGTCCGTTAGGTAAAGCTCTTGACTATACTAGAAAGCTTCTATCTGATATGAAAACACTTTTAGAAGACGGATCTTTAGAAATAGATAATAATGGAGCTGAAAGAGCAATAAAACCATTTGTTATTGGTAGAAAAAACTGGCTTTTCTCAAATACAGCAAAAGGTGCAAAATCAAGTGCTTTAATTTATAGCATAATTGAAACCGCTAAAGCCAACGGTTTAATAGTAGAAAAATATTTAGTATATTTATTTGATATGTTAGCTAATACAGAGTCTAAAGAAAAAGAAACTTTAAATAATTATATGCCTTGGTCAAAGGCTCTTCCCGACGTGTTGCGCATTAAGGTTGGTAAATAA
- a CDS encoding tetratricopeptide repeat protein, which produces MKKNLKEKIDNFLKENKINITGGTIKTEEELSEVLNNIAMSDFKKGKFQKSLYFVEKAIEFNPKNYYALFIKGTIYRASRNFDEAIKCFEKYYELSKDSTSIMYIGFSYAELGDTDKALDYFRKGEQRFSDEEKNNYRMLMCAVYECIGNIYMNRENVLEFKECDKLSLNYKLAIKYYKMSIKIDKNNHLLLNKLAACYHHLDDEKRALYCYELASKVAPEIKEYKGAIEEMREQGIVSETIEF; this is translated from the coding sequence ATGAAAAAAAACTTAAAGGAAAAAATAGATAACTTTTTAAAAGAAAATAAAATCAATATAACAGGTGGAACAATAAAAACCGAAGAAGAATTATCAGAAGTTTTAAATAATATTGCAATGAGTGATTTTAAAAAAGGAAAATTTCAAAAATCATTATACTTTGTTGAAAAAGCAATAGAGTTTAATCCTAAAAATTATTATGCACTTTTTATAAAGGGTACTATTTATAGAGCTTCAAGAAATTTTGATGAAGCAATTAAATGTTTTGAAAAATATTATGAACTTAGTAAAGATTCAACAAGTATTATGTATATAGGATTTTCTTATGCAGAATTAGGTGATACTGACAAGGCATTAGATTATTTTAGAAAAGGCGAACAAAGATTTTCAGATGAAGAAAAAAATAATTATAGAATGTTAATGTGTGCAGTATATGAATGTATAGGAAATATATATATGAACAGAGAAAATGTTCTAGAATTTAAAGAATGTGATAAACTAAGCCTTAATTATAAATTAGCTATTAAATATTACAAGATGTCAATTAAAATAGATAAAAATAATCACTTGTTACTTAATAAATTGGCGGCTTGTTATCATCATCTTGATGATGAAAAAAGGGCTTTATATTGTTATGAATTAGCTTCTAAAGTTGCACCAGAAATAAAAGAATATAAAGGGGCTATTGAAGAGATGAGGGAACAAGGAATTGTTTCTGAAACTATAGAGTTTTAG
- a CDS encoding spore coat protein yields MVNLSMKEKMLLQDEKSHEELCIEKYNRYSQKACDAELKNLFTTLAQNEQQHLNSINQMLNGTVPSVGQGQQNQGQSGMQNQSTNQSPIQNMNSATSQLTQNDINNDKILCQDSLSTEKYISSTYNTSIFEFRDKNMRQVLNHIQKEEQEHGEQIYNYMSQHGMYN; encoded by the coding sequence ATGGTAAATCTAAGTATGAAAGAAAAAATGTTATTGCAAGATGAAAAAAGTCATGAAGAATTATGTATTGAAAAATATAATAGGTATTCTCAAAAAGCTTGCGATGCAGAACTAAAAAATTTATTTACTACTTTAGCTCAAAATGAACAACAACATTTGAATTCTATTAATCAAATGTTAAATGGTACAGTTCCTAGTGTAGGGCAAGGACAACAAAATCAAGGACAAAGTGGAATGCAAAATCAATCTACTAACCAAAGTCCTATTCAAAATATGAATAGTGCTACTTCTCAATTAACTCAAAATGATATAAATAATGATAAAATCTTATGTCAAGATTCATTATCTACTGAAAAGTATATATCATCTACTTATAATACTTCTATATTTGAATTTAGAGATAAAAATATGAGGCAAGTATTAAATCATATTCAAAAAGAAGAGCAAGAACATGGTGAACAAATTTATAATTATATGAGTCAACATGGAATGTACAATTAA
- a CDS encoding deaminase domain-containing protein, with translation MQKKESFNSLRYSIRSIEGNIKDEFLLNRTKRDRIKINDLDELKEALKREGYKISSFDDDKFKKELISILKVDNILVDHLYDNLNDPEITYKVYNIKDLIDYIKKMIIFENEHNKLCEKISKIKKLNIHRIEYEREPKSRDNVEHIIKVIKKTKKDVSEIIDEKDNRRLKNLEKEISKEYLYAKDIELLKKMLVIRNKNFKETYNVKSKIKTISIDVPKRIDYKCISSKKGSVEYHEYLSNNIPRIQRLIKNISKYIKVDEKEKSTFKINQSETLQDSINIAVATYDNKEFRAISGSNDIEEYCKVIPAEKAIFKSSKVNKLGDLGIGYNRVNDSEKKILEEIHRKIEAKSLNNEGNLILYTKHEPCPSCYYVIHQFCEKHPKIKVKVKYSKKYGE, from the coding sequence GTGCAGAAAAAAGAATCCTTCAATTCTTTAAGATATAGTATCAGAAGTATTGAAGGCAATATAAAAGATGAGTTTTTATTAAACAGAACCAAAAGAGATCGTATAAAGATAAATGATTTAGATGAACTTAAAGAAGCACTTAAAAGAGAAGGATATAAGATAAGCAGTTTTGATGATGACAAGTTTAAAAAAGAATTAATAAGTATTTTAAAAGTAGATAATATTTTAGTAGATCATTTATATGATAATCTTAATGATCCTGAAATTACGTATAAAGTATATAATATTAAAGATTTAATTGATTATATAAAAAAGATGATAATATTTGAAAATGAACATAATAAGTTATGCGAAAAAATAAGTAAAATAAAGAAATTAAATATACATAGAATTGAATATGAGCGAGAACCTAAATCTCGAGATAATGTTGAACATATTATAAAAGTTATAAAAAAGACAAAGAAAGACGTGTCTGAAATAATAGATGAAAAAGATAATAGAAGATTAAAAAATTTAGAAAAAGAAATAAGTAAGGAATATCTTTATGCAAAAGATATTGAGCTATTAAAAAAAATGCTTGTCATTAGAAATAAAAATTTTAAAGAAACATACAATGTAAAATCTAAAATTAAAACAATATCTATAGATGTTCCTAAAAGGATAGATTATAAATGTATTTCTTCAAAGAAAGGGTCTGTGGAATATCATGAATATTTAAGTAATAACATACCAAGAATTCAACGATTAATAAAGAATATAAGTAAATATATAAAAGTTGATGAAAAAGAAAAGTCAACTTTTAAGATAAATCAAAGTGAGACTTTACAAGATTCTATAAATATAGCTGTGGCAACATATGATAATAAAGAGTTTAGAGCAATAAGTGGAAGTAATGATATAGAGGAATATTGCAAGGTGATTCCAGCAGAAAAAGCAATTTTTAAAAGTAGTAAAGTTAATAAATTAGGTGATTTAGGGATAGGCTATAATAGAGTTAATGATAGTGAAAAAAAGATATTAGAAGAAATACACAGGAAGATAGAAGCAAAATCTTTAAATAATGAAGGTAACCTTATTTTATATACTAAACATGAACCATGTCCAAGCTGTTATTACGTAATTCACCAATTTTGTGAAAAGCATCCAAAGATAAAAGTTAAGGTTAAATATAGCAAAAAATACGGTGAGTAA